A window of Cumulibacter manganitolerans contains these coding sequences:
- a CDS encoding DUF6186 family protein, with amino-acid sequence MSSHVWTVAGYLAVVLLLAAIEVAGRRGRGRWITLAEAMRRATRHRAAQIGLVLAWWWVGWHFFGG; translated from the coding sequence ATGAGCAGCCACGTCTGGACCGTCGCGGGCTACCTCGCGGTGGTGCTGCTGCTCGCGGCGATCGAGGTCGCGGGCCGCCGCGGACGCGGCCGCTGGATCACCCTCGCGGAGGCGATGCGGCGGGCGACGCGGCACCGCGCCGCGCAGATCGGGCTGGTGCTGGCCTGGTGGTGGGTCGGCTGGCACTTCTTCGGCGGCTGA
- a CDS encoding zinc-dependent alcohol dehydrogenase family protein: MSDETMRAWRTDRSPGTVVRAQAATPTPAPGEVLVRVQACGVCRTDLHVVDQELPVHRPRVIPGHQVVGTVDGTGSDVQELRTGDRVGIAWLRLTCGVCRWCRSGRENLCPKAQFTGWDADGGYADLVTVPEAFAYRLPADADPLHLAPMLCAGIIGYRALARAALPPGGRLGIYGYGSSGHITAALATAMGAEIFVMTRGAANRRLAEEHGAAFVGDTFDTPPVELDSAIVFAPAGEIVPAALRATVRGGTVTLAGIHMTDIPAMRYAEHLFGERDLRTVTANTRADGEAFLRLAEHLALKPAVTVYPFEQTAQALDDLRSGAAAGSLVIAVG; this comes from the coding sequence GTGAGCGACGAGACGATGCGCGCGTGGCGGACCGACCGGTCTCCCGGCACCGTCGTCCGCGCCCAGGCGGCCACGCCGACGCCCGCTCCCGGCGAGGTGCTCGTGCGGGTGCAGGCCTGCGGCGTGTGCCGCACCGACCTGCACGTCGTCGACCAGGAGCTGCCGGTCCACCGCCCCCGCGTGATCCCCGGTCACCAGGTCGTCGGCACCGTCGACGGCACCGGCAGCGACGTGCAGGAGCTGCGCACCGGCGACCGCGTCGGGATCGCCTGGCTGCGCCTCACCTGCGGAGTGTGTCGTTGGTGCCGCTCCGGCCGCGAGAACCTGTGCCCGAAGGCCCAGTTCACCGGCTGGGACGCCGACGGCGGGTACGCCGACCTGGTGACCGTCCCGGAAGCGTTCGCCTACCGGCTGCCCGCGGACGCCGATCCGCTGCACCTGGCACCGATGCTGTGCGCGGGCATCATCGGCTATCGGGCGCTGGCGCGGGCCGCGCTGCCACCGGGCGGTCGGCTGGGCATCTACGGATACGGCTCGAGCGGCCACATCACGGCGGCGCTGGCCACGGCGATGGGCGCCGAGATCTTCGTGATGACCCGTGGCGCGGCCAACCGGCGGCTCGCCGAGGAGCACGGCGCCGCGTTCGTGGGCGACACATTCGACACGCCGCCGGTCGAGCTGGATTCGGCGATCGTCTTCGCGCCGGCCGGCGAGATCGTCCCGGCCGCGCTGCGGGCCACCGTGCGTGGCGGAACCGTGACCCTCGCCGGCATCCACATGACCGACATACCGGCGATGCGGTACGCAGAGCATCTCTTCGGCGAGCGGGACCTGCGCACTGTCACCGCGAACACGCGAGCCGACGGCGAGGCCTTCCTGCGGCTGGCCGAGCACCTCGCGCTGAAGCCGGCAGTCACCGTGTACCCGTTCGAGCAGACCGCCCAGGCGCTGGACGACCTGAGATCCGGGGCCGCCGCGGGGTCGCTGGTGATCGCCGTCGGATGA
- a CDS encoding YchJ family protein encodes MSSSACPCGNGAYADCCEPLHDGVRAARTAEELMRSRYSAFAIGLSDYIFRTWHPRTRPQDVSIEGLTWSDLRILSTVEGGEDDDEGVVEFSASYAIGPLKGDVHEHSGFLRHAGRWHYVAPVSES; translated from the coding sequence ATGTCCTCGAGTGCCTGCCCCTGCGGCAACGGCGCGTACGCCGACTGCTGCGAGCCGCTGCACGACGGCGTCCGCGCGGCCCGCACCGCGGAGGAGCTGATGCGCAGCCGCTACTCGGCGTTCGCCATCGGGTTGTCGGACTACATCTTCCGTACCTGGCACCCGCGGACCCGACCGCAGGACGTCTCCATCGAGGGGCTCACGTGGAGCGACCTGCGGATCCTGTCGACGGTCGAGGGCGGCGAGGACGACGACGAGGGCGTCGTCGAGTTCAGCGCGTCGTACGCCATCGGGCCACTGAAGGGCGACGTCCACGAGCACTCCGGATTCCTGCGCCACGCGGGCCGCTGGCACTACGTCGCGCCGGTCTCCGAGTCCTGA
- a CDS encoding enoyl-CoA hydratase/isomerase family protein encodes MNSILYTETDHVGVITLNRPEVHNALSHEAYAELTDCVRSTTARALVITGAGKSFCSGDDVRSVMGAGERKPPTEGREPRLTPAADALLHTDVPVIAAVNGTAVGWGVELALMADIRIASRRARFGELFVKRGLCSDVAGLGLLAGVVGRSNAAELLFTGELIDADRAKQIGLVRDVVDEEQLMPSALELAGRIAANPPLAVAALKRGLRKALDPDWTELGLWVSRTLGELFATEDHREGVRSFLEKREPTYVGR; translated from the coding sequence ATGAACAGCATCCTCTACACCGAGACCGATCACGTCGGCGTGATCACCCTGAACCGCCCCGAGGTGCACAACGCGCTGAGCCACGAGGCGTACGCCGAGCTGACCGACTGCGTGCGCTCGACCACCGCCCGGGCCTTGGTGATCACCGGCGCCGGGAAGTCGTTCTGCTCGGGCGACGACGTCCGCTCGGTGATGGGCGCGGGGGAGCGCAAGCCGCCGACCGAGGGCCGGGAGCCGCGGCTCACGCCGGCGGCCGACGCGCTGCTGCACACCGACGTACCGGTCATCGCGGCGGTCAACGGCACCGCGGTCGGGTGGGGCGTCGAGCTGGCGCTGATGGCCGACATCCGCATCGCGTCGCGGCGGGCCCGCTTCGGCGAGCTGTTCGTCAAGCGGGGGCTGTGCAGCGACGTGGCCGGCCTCGGACTGCTGGCCGGGGTCGTCGGACGCTCGAACGCCGCCGAGCTGCTGTTCACCGGAGAGCTGATCGACGCCGACCGGGCGAAGCAGATCGGGCTCGTGCGGGACGTCGTCGACGAGGAGCAGCTCATGCCGAGCGCGCTCGAGCTCGCGGGACGGATCGCGGCGAACCCGCCGCTGGCGGTCGCCGCGCTCAAGCGCGGGCTGCGCAAGGCGTTGGATCCCGACTGGACCGAGCTCGGCCTGTGGGTGTCCCGGACGCTCGGCGAGCTCTTCGCCACCGAGGACCACCGCGAGGGCGTCCGGTCGTTCCTGGAGAAGCGCGAGCCGACGTACGTCGGACGCTGA
- a CDS encoding STAS domain-containing protein gives MSRIVAVVDEVDRAERIVAVARTYSRLLHASLVLLANPRVEQRLVSAEPAEDQEVRPFDGSVPSDLAAELVGLDPRLTVLPCGADATEGCLGLLGAYPGWLLAVPGGGVTAPAKDVRALSHPLRILAPIDGTAGAASVARAAVRMLGVAGEEAILLHVFERSTAPAFWDQSAHAQRAWETEFRARLWKPAATRLELRLDDPDRGARRARRAGGASAGPSALVARAAAAASWVRSSRPATRMRRTPRPVFARRTQEQQHVRAQSSTADACVISIDHCPERRIVLISMWGTVGSDALDRLSEAVEEAIGLHPRWVLIDLGTARLDPDGLALLHLTRRKLARHHVRLAVTGISRRVRGALERIGESPRCPFYTTVDVAIAAIDALESPSSLVGLA, from the coding sequence ATGAGCAGGATCGTCGCGGTCGTAGACGAGGTGGACCGCGCCGAGCGGATCGTCGCCGTGGCACGGACCTACAGCCGGCTGCTGCACGCCTCGCTCGTCCTGCTGGCGAACCCCCGCGTGGAGCAGCGGCTCGTCTCCGCGGAGCCTGCCGAGGACCAGGAGGTACGCCCGTTCGACGGCAGCGTCCCGTCGGACCTCGCGGCCGAGCTCGTCGGCCTGGATCCCCGGCTCACCGTTCTGCCGTGCGGCGCGGATGCGACCGAAGGGTGTCTCGGGCTGCTGGGTGCCTACCCCGGCTGGCTGCTGGCAGTGCCGGGCGGCGGCGTGACCGCCCCGGCGAAGGACGTGCGCGCCCTGAGCCACCCGTTGCGCATCCTGGCGCCCATCGATGGCACCGCCGGCGCGGCCTCGGTGGCCCGCGCGGCGGTCCGGATGCTCGGAGTCGCCGGTGAGGAGGCCATCCTGCTGCACGTGTTCGAGAGGTCGACCGCACCGGCCTTCTGGGACCAGAGCGCCCACGCGCAGCGCGCTTGGGAGACCGAGTTCCGGGCCCGGCTGTGGAAACCGGCCGCCACCCGGCTCGAGCTGCGGCTCGATGATCCCGATCGGGGCGCACGACGGGCTCGTCGAGCGGGTGGGGCGAGCGCGGGACCTTCGGCACTAGTCGCCCGCGCCGCCGCTGCAGCATCCTGGGTGCGATCGAGCAGACCGGCGACCCGGATGCGGCGCACACCGCGTCCGGTGTTCGCCCGTAGGACGCAGGAGCAGCAACACGTGCGAGCCCAATCATCGACCGCGGACGCGTGCGTCATCAGCATCGACCACTGCCCGGAACGCCGGATCGTGCTGATCAGCATGTGGGGGACCGTCGGCAGCGACGCGCTCGATCGGCTGTCGGAAGCGGTCGAGGAGGCCATCGGTCTCCATCCGCGGTGGGTGCTGATCGATCTCGGCACCGCCCGGCTGGATCCGGACGGGCTGGCCCTGCTGCACCTCACCCGCCGCAAGCTGGCCCGGCACCACGTCAGATTGGCGGTGACGGGCATCTCGCGGCGGGTCCGCGGCGCGCTCGAACGCATCGGCGAGTCGCCGCGCTGCCCGTTCTACACCACCGTGGACGTCGCCATTGCCGCGATCGACGCCTTGGAGTCGCCCTCGTCGCTGGTCGGTCTGGCGTAG
- the ppsA gene encoding phosphoenolpyruvate synthase codes for MHQQYVMWLEETSLKDLPRVGGKNASLGEMMGSLASDGIRVPGGFAVTAHSYREVLRANDLEPAIRGHIDAYRSGTASLHDTGQAVRELILAAEIPAPVEEAILSHYRELGEREGVRPLPVAVRSSATAEDLPDAAFAGQQESFLNVSGEHAVLETCRSCFASLFTDRAIAYRGAKGFDDLDVALSIGVQRMVRSSASGVIFTVDTESGFPDAVIVSATWGLGETVVQGMVNPDKYVVYKPLLPEPAVRPIIERTAGAKKRKLIYGRGNGARTRLVETTERERRSLVLSDDEILQLARWSVLIERHYGGPMDIEWAKDDPGGELFIVQARPETVQANRSQTQFAVHRLLGRGELLVSGAAIGDSVATGPACVLRAIGDIGRFVDGSILVTEMTDPDWVPVMARAGGIVTEHGGSTSHAAIISRELGVPAVVGTGNALDVIEDGAMITLSCAEGDRGHVYAGELEHRTEKVDLEQLPETSTSIMVNIASPAAAFKWWRLPTAGVGLARMEFIINDLIRVHPMALVHPERVTDRDEGRRISELTHGFDDPTEYFVETLATGLAKISAPYYPRPVIVRLSDFKTNEYAHLLGGGAFEEPEANPMLGFRGASRYYDERYREGFALECRALRRVRERIGFTNIVVMIPFCRTVAEADRVLELMAAHGLRRGENDLQVYMMCEIPSNVILAEQFATRFDGFSIGSNDLTQLVLGIDRDSEQLAHLFDERNEAVTRMISMVVAAAHDAGIKIGICGQGPSNHLDFAEFLVTQGIDSISLNPDSVLRTIPKIAEVEQRSKSGSPAP; via the coding sequence GTGCACCAGCAGTACGTCATGTGGCTGGAGGAAACGTCACTGAAGGACCTTCCGCGGGTCGGCGGCAAGAACGCCTCCCTCGGCGAGATGATGGGCTCGCTGGCGAGCGACGGTATCCGGGTGCCCGGGGGGTTCGCCGTGACGGCGCACTCCTATCGCGAGGTGCTCCGCGCGAACGACCTCGAACCCGCGATCCGGGGGCACATCGACGCCTACCGCTCGGGGACCGCGTCCCTGCACGACACCGGGCAAGCGGTTCGCGAGCTGATCCTCGCGGCGGAGATCCCGGCGCCGGTGGAGGAGGCGATCCTCTCCCACTACCGCGAGCTGGGTGAGCGAGAGGGCGTTCGGCCGCTCCCCGTGGCGGTCCGCAGCAGCGCCACCGCGGAGGACCTCCCCGACGCCGCGTTCGCCGGTCAGCAGGAGTCCTTCCTGAACGTCTCCGGGGAGCACGCCGTCCTGGAGACGTGCCGCAGCTGCTTCGCCTCCTTGTTCACCGACCGCGCGATCGCCTACCGTGGCGCCAAGGGCTTCGACGACCTCGACGTCGCCCTCTCCATCGGCGTACAGCGGATGGTGCGGTCCAGCGCCTCGGGGGTGATCTTCACCGTCGACACCGAGTCCGGGTTCCCGGACGCCGTGATCGTCAGCGCCACCTGGGGCCTGGGCGAGACGGTCGTGCAGGGCATGGTGAACCCCGACAAGTACGTGGTCTACAAGCCCCTGCTGCCGGAGCCGGCCGTGCGGCCGATCATCGAGCGGACCGCGGGCGCCAAGAAGCGCAAGCTGATCTACGGCCGCGGCAACGGCGCCCGCACCCGCCTGGTGGAGACGACCGAGCGGGAGCGTCGCTCCCTGGTCCTCAGCGACGACGAGATCCTGCAGCTGGCCCGGTGGTCGGTGCTCATCGAACGTCACTACGGCGGCCCGATGGACATCGAGTGGGCTAAGGACGATCCCGGCGGTGAACTCTTCATCGTCCAGGCACGTCCCGAGACGGTGCAGGCCAACCGCAGCCAGACCCAGTTCGCCGTACACCGCCTCCTCGGGCGCGGCGAGCTGCTCGTGTCCGGCGCCGCCATCGGCGACTCCGTCGCGACCGGTCCGGCGTGCGTGCTGCGGGCGATCGGCGACATCGGGCGGTTCGTCGACGGCTCCATCCTCGTCACCGAGATGACGGACCCCGACTGGGTGCCGGTCATGGCGCGCGCCGGCGGCATCGTGACCGAGCACGGCGGCTCCACCAGCCACGCGGCGATCATCAGCCGCGAGCTCGGCGTACCCGCCGTGGTCGGCACGGGCAACGCGCTGGACGTCATCGAGGACGGCGCGATGATCACGCTTTCCTGCGCCGAAGGCGATCGCGGCCACGTGTACGCCGGGGAGCTCGAGCACCGGACGGAGAAGGTCGATCTCGAGCAGCTGCCCGAGACCAGCACGAGCATCATGGTCAACATCGCGAGCCCCGCGGCCGCGTTCAAGTGGTGGCGGCTGCCGACCGCGGGAGTCGGGCTGGCGCGGATGGAGTTCATCATCAACGACCTGATCCGCGTGCACCCGATGGCGCTCGTCCATCCCGAGCGCGTCACCGACCGGGACGAGGGCCGCCGCATCAGCGAGCTGACGCACGGCTTCGACGACCCCACCGAGTACTTCGTGGAGACCCTGGCCACCGGTCTGGCCAAGATCAGCGCGCCGTACTACCCGCGCCCGGTGATCGTGCGGCTCAGCGACTTCAAGACGAACGAGTACGCCCACCTGCTCGGCGGAGGGGCCTTCGAGGAGCCGGAGGCCAACCCGATGCTGGGGTTCCGCGGCGCGTCGCGGTACTACGACGAGCGCTACCGGGAGGGCTTCGCCCTCGAGTGCCGCGCCCTGAGGCGGGTGCGGGAGCGGATCGGGTTCACCAACATCGTCGTGATGATCCCGTTCTGCCGCACCGTCGCGGAGGCCGACCGGGTGCTGGAGCTGATGGCGGCGCACGGGCTGCGCCGCGGAGAGAACGATCTGCAGGTCTACATGATGTGCGAGATCCCCTCCAACGTCATCCTCGCGGAGCAGTTCGCCACCCGGTTCGACGGCTTCTCGATCGGCTCGAACGACCTCACCCAGCTGGTGCTGGGGATCGACCGCGACTCCGAGCAGCTGGCGCACCTGTTCGACGAGCGCAACGAGGCGGTCACCCGGATGATCAGCATGGTGGTCGCCGCCGCCCATGACGCCGGCATCAAGATCGGGATCTGCGGCCAGGGGCCGAGCAACCACCTCGACTTCGCGGAGTTCCTGGTGACGCAGGGAATCGACTCCATCTCGCTGAACCCCGACTCCGTGCTGAGAACCATCCCGAAGATCGCCGAGGTCGAGCAGCGGTCGAAGAGCGGATCCCCGGCGCCGTGA
- a CDS encoding glycosyltransferase: MLRNAAALVNPICWDEPFGLVMAESLATGTPVVAYRRGAAPEIVTHGLTGFLCDDQRDAVAALCEIQRLDRRDCRQDAERRFGVDRMVREYVALYEEIIHTYSSRGFLHRVRAPRRDRDLMNGLDRPGAGSDSAETAS; the protein is encoded by the coding sequence GTGCTGCGCAACGCCGCCGCGCTCGTCAACCCCATCTGCTGGGACGAGCCGTTCGGTCTCGTGATGGCCGAGTCACTCGCCACCGGGACCCCGGTCGTCGCGTATCGGCGCGGGGCGGCCCCGGAGATCGTCACCCACGGACTCACCGGGTTCCTGTGCGACGACCAGCGTGATGCCGTGGCGGCGCTCTGCGAGATCCAGCGCCTCGACCGCCGGGACTGCCGCCAGGACGCGGAGCGGCGCTTCGGCGTCGACCGGATGGTCCGCGAGTACGTCGCGTTGTACGAGGAGATCATCCACACCTACTCCAGCCGCGGCTTCCTGCACCGGGTACGGGCACCGCGCCGCGACCGCGACCTTATGAACGGCCTCGATCGGCCGGGCGCGGGGTCCGACAGCGCGGAGACGGCGTCGTGA
- a CDS encoding glycosyl hydrolase family 65 protein, translated as MDGALLIDPRLPESWQRLDLRLRCLGRRLRVNVCADRVTVHTDGPLGLRAADGVRLIDGRAVLEPAPSGWKVVAPT; from the coding sequence GTGGACGGCGCTCTGCTGATCGACCCCCGCTTGCCGGAGTCGTGGCAGCGGCTCGACCTCCGGCTGCGCTGCCTCGGGCGTCGGCTGCGGGTCAACGTCTGCGCCGACCGGGTGACCGTGCACACCGACGGGCCGCTCGGGCTGCGCGCCGCCGATGGCGTGCGGCTGATCGACGGCCGGGCCGTCCTCGAGCCGGCACCGTCCGGCTGGAAGGTGGTGGCACCGACATGA
- a CDS encoding glycosyltransferase produces the protein MTPAAALNRNASGSSARRRQTPAGPIAPPWVTVPPAAYGGTESVVDNLARGLREAGHDVVLFTVGSSSSPVERRSLFADPATPWGAAIPEAAHVLAAYESLGDVDIIHDHTELGPLVAGRSQVTRVPIVCTAHGRFTDLTRPVYAEIARTAAIVAISADQAARAGVPISAVIHHGIDTAAYLPGDGTGGYVAFVGRMSADKGVDRAVRIARKAGWPLRLVTKMRGTPPRSRTSRSTCGTCSTSRPWSYPWPSGSRCCATPPRSSTPSAGTSRSVS, from the coding sequence GTGACACCGGCGGCAGCGCTGAACCGTAATGCGTCGGGGAGCAGCGCGCGGCGCCGCCAAACGCCCGCCGGCCCGATCGCGCCGCCGTGGGTCACCGTCCCGCCGGCGGCGTACGGCGGGACCGAGTCGGTCGTCGACAACCTGGCCCGCGGCCTGCGCGAGGCCGGTCACGACGTCGTGCTGTTCACCGTCGGGTCCTCGAGCAGCCCGGTGGAGCGCCGGTCGCTGTTCGCCGATCCCGCCACGCCGTGGGGCGCGGCGATCCCCGAGGCGGCGCACGTGCTCGCGGCGTACGAGTCGCTCGGCGACGTCGACATCATCCACGACCACACCGAGCTCGGTCCGCTCGTCGCGGGCCGCTCCCAGGTGACCCGGGTCCCTATCGTCTGCACCGCGCACGGGCGATTCACCGACCTCACCCGCCCGGTCTACGCCGAGATCGCCCGCACGGCCGCGATCGTGGCGATCTCCGCCGACCAGGCGGCCCGCGCCGGCGTACCGATCAGCGCGGTGATCCACCACGGCATCGACACCGCGGCGTACCTGCCCGGCGACGGCACCGGAGGCTACGTCGCGTTCGTCGGCCGCATGAGCGCGGACAAGGGCGTCGACCGTGCCGTGCGGATCGCGCGGAAAGCCGGCTGGCCGCTGCGCCTGGTCACCAAGATGCGCGGGACGCCACCGAGGTCGCGTACTTCAAGGAGCACGTGCGGCACCTGCTCGACGAGCCGCCCCTGGAGCTACCCCTGGCCGAGCGGATCGAGGTGCTGCGCAACGCCGCCGCGCTCGTCAACCCCATCTGCTGGGACGAGCCGTTCGGTCTCGTGA
- a CDS encoding GAF domain-containing protein: MPAAQAEIVDELLVPAATLALVHSHRSPTRYRAQRAEHFSQAVRAVIRDPGIASRAQAAGARTRTTSLRRFLPSVVEQLMALTGADTATVQIVDPGGGALRVVAHAGLAQRVVQEFGVLEDDRTVSGTAARTGRQVAVGDLHSDPRFAPIQPLADQTRFRAVLATPLFDLAGRLMGVANALWHDPVALDRALVQTVGLYADFAGEQLRRLVAGPAGTPVDDGADGSPDPVAAAMITALTTPLARDAAPTGGVSPAGRMPPGDGRRDRDPRDLDPQLTELLIGRLLRMQLGIAGLGSLLTSPEATARLATVSDEVERILQAVRRHVAGGAADRADGPSPPGTSPGAHVRDFGPW; the protein is encoded by the coding sequence GTGCCCGCTGCGCAGGCGGAGATCGTCGACGAGCTCCTCGTGCCCGCGGCCACCCTGGCCCTGGTACACAGCCATCGCTCGCCGACCCGGTACCGCGCCCAGCGGGCCGAGCACTTCTCACAGGCTGTCCGCGCCGTCATCAGGGATCCGGGCATCGCGTCGCGCGCGCAGGCGGCCGGCGCCCGCACCCGCACGACGTCGCTGCGCCGCTTCCTGCCCTCGGTGGTCGAGCAGCTCATGGCGCTGACCGGCGCCGACACAGCCACCGTCCAGATCGTCGACCCGGGCGGAGGAGCGTTGCGCGTCGTCGCGCACGCCGGGCTGGCGCAGCGGGTCGTGCAGGAGTTCGGCGTCCTCGAGGACGACCGAACGGTGTCCGGTACCGCCGCACGCACCGGGCGACAGGTGGCGGTCGGCGATCTGCATTCCGACCCCAGGTTCGCGCCCATCCAGCCGCTGGCCGACCAGACCCGCTTCCGAGCGGTACTGGCCACGCCGCTGTTCGACCTCGCCGGCCGCCTGATGGGGGTCGCGAACGCGCTGTGGCACGACCCCGTCGCGCTCGACCGGGCGCTGGTGCAGACGGTCGGGCTGTACGCCGACTTCGCCGGCGAGCAGCTGCGACGGCTGGTCGCCGGCCCCGCCGGGACCCCGGTCGACGACGGCGCCGACGGCAGCCCCGACCCGGTCGCCGCAGCCATGATCACGGCCCTCACGACCCCGCTCGCGCGCGACGCCGCGCCCACCGGCGGGGTATCGCCCGCCGGCCGGATGCCGCCGGGCGACGGGAGGCGCGACCGTGACCCGCGGGACCTCGACCCGCAGCTCACCGAGCTGCTGATCGGCCGCCTGCTGCGCATGCAGCTCGGCATCGCCGGGCTCGGCAGCCTGCTCACCAGTCCCGAGGCGACGGCCCGGCTCGCCACCGTCAGCGACGAGGTCGAGCGCATCCTCCAGGCGGTACGCCGGCACGTCGCGGGCGGCGCAGCCGACCGAGCCGACGGCCCCAGCCCGCCGGGGACGAGCCCGGGGGCGCACGTTCGGGACTTCGGTCCCTGGTGA
- a CDS encoding NADP-dependent oxidoreductase, producing the protein MNETTRAAGVMEFGGAQNLQLVEVPIEHAGTGQVRVRVHAAAVNPTDTYIPLGSRVRKGETPTFPQVPGMDIAGVIDEVGPGVQTGVQVGDRVMGIVVPSGTHGAYRESIVLPAVSVTLAPAGTSHAEAATLPMNGLTARLALDLLALKPGQTLAVTGAAGAFGGYVIQLAKADGLTVVADSSEADEQLVRDLGADIVVRRGDDVAERFREHFPEGVDALADGAVLDEKALSAVKDDGKVATVRFWKGNGERRLQFFPVMVRDYAENHAALDRLRQQAEDGVVTLRVAKTFPAEQSAEAQQLLAKGGVRGRIILEF; encoded by the coding sequence ATGAACGAGACCACCCGGGCCGCAGGCGTCATGGAGTTCGGCGGAGCCCAGAATCTGCAGCTGGTCGAGGTCCCGATCGAGCACGCCGGCACCGGCCAGGTGCGGGTGCGGGTGCACGCGGCGGCGGTGAACCCGACCGACACCTACATCCCGCTCGGTTCCCGGGTGCGCAAGGGCGAGACGCCGACGTTCCCGCAGGTGCCCGGGATGGACATCGCCGGTGTCATCGACGAGGTCGGGCCCGGCGTGCAGACCGGCGTGCAGGTCGGCGACCGGGTGATGGGCATCGTCGTGCCCTCCGGCACGCACGGCGCGTACCGCGAGAGCATCGTGCTGCCGGCGGTGTCCGTGACGCTCGCCCCGGCCGGCACCAGCCACGCCGAGGCCGCCACGCTGCCGATGAACGGGCTGACCGCCCGCCTCGCGCTCGACCTGCTCGCCCTCAAGCCCGGCCAGACCCTCGCCGTCACGGGAGCCGCCGGAGCGTTCGGCGGGTACGTGATCCAGCTGGCGAAGGCGGACGGGCTCACCGTCGTCGCCGACTCGTCCGAGGCCGACGAGCAGCTGGTGCGCGACCTCGGCGCCGACATCGTCGTCCGCCGCGGCGACGACGTCGCCGAGCGGTTCCGCGAGCACTTCCCGGAGGGCGTCGACGCCCTCGCCGACGGCGCCGTCCTGGACGAGAAGGCGCTGTCGGCCGTGAAGGACGACGGCAAGGTCGCCACCGTCCGGTTCTGGAAGGGCAACGGTGAGCGGCGGCTGCAGTTCTTCCCGGTGATGGTGCGCGACTACGCCGAGAACCATGCCGCGCTGGACCGGCTGCGCCAGCAGGCCGAGGACGGCGTGGTCACCCTCCGCGTGGCGAAGACCTTCCCGGCGGAGCAGTCCGCCGAAGCGCAGCAGCTGCTCGCCAAGGGCGGCGTACGCGGGCGCATCATCCTGGAGTTCTGA